The proteins below are encoded in one region of Elgaria multicarinata webbii isolate HBS135686 ecotype San Diego chromosome 8, rElgMul1.1.pri, whole genome shotgun sequence:
- the P2RY1 gene encoding P2Y purinoceptor 1 → MTEVLLSAMLNMTETHLLVSNVTSNVTSKCSLTKTGFQFYYLPAVYIVVFITGFLGNSVAIWMFVFHMRPWSGISVYMFNLALADFLYVLTLPVLIFYYFNQTDWIFGDFMCKLQRFIFHVNLYGSILFLTCISVHRYTGVVYPLKSLGRLKKKNAVYISALVWIIVVVGISPIFFYSGTEVRKVKTMACYDTTVDDYLRSYFIYSMCTTVFLFCIPFILILGCYGLIVKALIYKDLDNSPLRRKSIYLVIIVLAVFAVSYLPFHVMKNLNLRARLDFQTPEMCAFNNRVYATYQVTRGLASLNSCVDPILYFLAGDTFRRRLSRATRKASRRSELNMQSKSEDMTLSILSECKQNGDTSL, encoded by the coding sequence ATGACCGAAGTCCTTCTGTCAGCTATGCTGAACATGACTGAAACCCACTTGCTGGTCAGCAATGTCACCAGCAATGTCACCAGCAAATGTTCGCTGACCAAAACTGGCTTTCAATTCTATTACTTGCCTGCCGTCTACATTGTAGTCTTCATCACTGGGTTCCTGGGCAACAGTGTGGCCATTTGGATGTTTGTCTTCCACATGAGGCCTTGGAGTGGCATCTCGGTTTACATGTTCAACCTGGCACTGGCTGACTTCTTGTATGTTTTGACTCTCCCTGTACTGATCTTCTATTACTTCAATCAAACCGACTGGATCTTTGGAGACTTCATGTGCAAGCTACAGAGGTTCATCTTCCACGTCAATCTATATGGAAGCATCTTGTTCCTCACATGCATCAGTGTGCACAGGTATACGGGTGTCGTTTATCCTTTAAAATCCCTGGGGAGGCTGAAAAAGAAGAACGCTGTTTATATCAGTGCCCTGGTCTGGATCATTGTAGTAGTCGGGATTTCGCCCATCTTCTTTTACTCTGGGACCGAGGTAAGGAAAGTCAAAACCATGGCTTGCTACGACACAACGGTAGATGATTATCTGCGAAGCTACTTCATTTACAGCATGTGCACCACTGTGTTCCTGTTCTGCATTCCATTCATCCTGATTCTCGGTTGCTACGGATTAATCGTGAAAGCGCTGATTTACAAAGATTTAGACAATTCTCCCCTTAGGAGGAAATCAATTTACCTGGTTATTATAGTGTTGGCAGTATTTGCTGTGTCTTATCTCCCTTTTCACGTGATGAAAAACTTGAACCTACGAGCCAGGCTAGATTTTCAGACTCCGGAAATGTGTGCCTTTAACAACAGGGTTTATGCCACTTACCAAGTAACTCGGGGGCTGGCGAGTCTCAACAGCTGTGTGGATCCTATTCTGTATTTTTTGGCAGGAGATACATTTCGAAGAAGGCTCTCAAGAGCCACGAGAAAAGCCTCGAGACGAAGCGAGCTCAACATGCAATCCAAAAGCGAGGATATGACTCTCAGTATTTTATCTGAGTGTAAACAGAATGGAGACACAAGCTTGTGa